Sequence from the Verrucomicrobiota bacterium genome:
GATGACGCTCGCCTCCTGATCGCCTTCCGTGATTTCCTTGTCTTCACCGACGATCAGTTCAAGCGGTTCGTCTTTGCCCAATTCATCAAGGGTTTCCGCGCCGACGCCGTAATATTTTTTGAGCGCTTTCTCAATTTCCACTTTGGGAGCAAGCGCAAATTGAACCGCGCCTTGCACGTCGAATTGCACGGCGTTCAGCATCGCCGTGTCGAACGGATTGCCCACCGCCACTTGGAGCGTGCCGTTCTCGAAGCGCGTCGGCAGCACGGAATATTGGAAGGCGACCTTGGTGGAGATTTTCTGGCGCGCTTCCACCGGCACATCGGTTTTCCGCAAGTCGAGGTAAGGCCAGCCGAGGGCCTTGGCCAGTTGTTGCAGAAACAGTTCCTCGGAGAGTCCCCGTTCCCGGCAAATAAATGCCAGCAATGATTCCTGAGAACCATTGACGACCGCCACGTGCCAGGCCTTGCTCCACTCGTCGAACTGCTCCGGAGTGCCCAGCGCCATCTGCGCGAATAAGTTTTTGATCGATGCAAACGCCATTTAACTTGCTCTAAAGTCTCAGACTTAACCAACAAGCGAAACTAGAAAAAGTTGCGCCGCGGGTCAAAGAATTAGAGCCGGGATTATGGACACCAAGTGCGCCTTTCGTCCTTAAACCAACTCCCCTTTCTGCGCTTACGAGGATCTCGCCTCGACGCCCGGTCTTTCCTGAGATAATTTCCAGTTGTGAATAGCTTGCTAATCGGTGTGCTCAGCGTGTTGGTTTCGACGAACCAGCCCACCACGATCAGCAACACCAGCACCAACCAGATTGGCATTTCTGCCTCGATTCCAAACCGCGATGACCTGTTGGAAAGAGAATGCCAGAAATTGCTGGAGGATGCGGCGGCCGCTCAGGCCGAGGTGACCAGATGGATCAGAGAAAATCAGTCCGCCGAAGAAAAGGGCACCGCGCTTTCCAGCGCCGCGATGAATCAACGCGTCGCGGCACGCTTCGCGCCGATTCGAAAAGCGTATGAGGATTTCCTGCAACGCCACCCCGCCTACACTCAGGCCCGGCTGGATTACGCAAGTTTCTTGAGCGACAGCCACGAGGAAGACGCTTCGCATGATCAAATGGAAAAGGCCCGCGAACTGGACCCCAAGAATCCCGCCCCATGGAACAACCTTGCCAACTATTACGGCCACTTTGGCCCGGTCAAAAAAGCCTTTGAGTACTACGCCAAAGCCATTGAACTGGATCCGGCGGAGCCGGTCTATTTTCAAAACTTTGCCACCACGGTCTTCCTTTTCCGCCGAGACGCCAAAGAATTCTACGATATCGATGAACAAAAAGTCTTCGACAAAGCGCTCGAGCTTTACCGAAAGGCGTTGCAACTGGACCCGACCAATTTTGCCCTCGCCACCGATGTGGCGCAAACCTACTACGGCATCAAACCGCCGCGCACCGCCGAGGCGGTTGCGCTCTGGGAACAGACCTTGAAAATCGCCAGCAACGAGCTTGAGCGCGAGAGTGTTCACGTTCACCTGGCCCGGATCAATCTGGGCGTGGGCCGATTCGACGAAGCGCGCCAGCATCTCAATGCCATCACCAACGAGACATACACCGTCATCAAGAATCGCCTGACCCGAAACCTCATCGAAAAAGAAACCAAGGCGAAGGAAACCAACGCACCACTGGGAGTGGTGCCCAGTAAGTAATCAGGCGTACGCTTGCCGCCGGGCCAGGACCACCGGATCGGCGCGCGATTCAGCGGTGGCGGCGTTGGAGTTCAAACTTTAGTTTGTCGGGCTCAGGCGGAAAGCGACTGGCATGAAGGGCGGTTAAGCCTGGGATGCTGAAGCATGAACTCCAATTTCTGCCGCTCGACTCTCTTCCCGTGTTCAGCTAGTTTCTGCGTATGAAACGACTTGTGATCGGATGGTTGAGCCTGTTGCTGGTGGCAAGCCAGATGGCAGCGGCCACCAACGCAAGTTCCAACAAGTCTGTGGTCGCACTCAGTCTTCCCGTTCCCAACGATCCGGTCGAAAAGGAATATCAGAAACTGCTGGCGGAGGATGACGCCGCGCAGGCGGAGGTGGACAAATGGATTCGTGAAAACAAGGAGTTTGCCGAGCAAGGTGCCGGCATTTCCAGCGCAGCATTGAATCAACGCATCAAGGACCGCTTTACGCCAGTTCGCAAGGCGTATGAGGAATTCCTGCAACGCCATCCCGATCACGCCCACGCGCGCCTGGCCTTTGGCAGTTTCCTCAACGACCTGCAGGAGGAGGAGGCTGCGCGCGATCAATGGGAGAAAGCGAGCGAACTCGAACCCGGGAATCCCGCTGCCTGGAACAACCTCGCCAATAACTATAGCGAACACGGGCCGATCAAAAAAGCCTTCGAGTATTATGCCAGGGCTATCGAACTCAAACCGGATGAGGCGCTTTATCATCACAATCTCGGCATGACCGTTCATCTTTTTCGCCGCGCGGCGATGGAGTTTTACAATCTGAGCGAACAGCAAGTCTTCGAAAAAGCCCTCGCGCTTTATCGCCAGGCGCTGAAGCTCGACCCGAATAATTTCCCGTTCGCCTCCGATGTCGCCCAAACGTATTACGGCCTCAAACCCACGCGGACCGAGGATGCCTTGAAAGCCTGGAACGACGCTCTGAAAATTGCCAACGACGACATCGAACGCGAAGGCGTTTACCTTCATCTCGCCCGTTTCAAACTCGATGCCGCGCGATTTGCGGAGGCCCGGCAGCAACTCCTGTCCGTCACCAATGCGATGTACACACAATTGAAGAGCAACCTGCTGCAGAATATCAACGCGCAGGAAGCCAGAGCAAAGCAAACCAACGCGCCACCCGCCGCGGTGGAAAAGCAGTAAGTAGGCAGGGCGCGGTGACCTCACCGCGCCTCCGAACGGAGTAACTCGCCTCCTCGCTCCATGGAACAAACCAGCCCAAGAAAAGTTTCGCTCAATTTTTTTCAAACCAAGCTCGCGGCAGGATTGTCATCCGGTTTGATCTGATTTGATTCGGCTGGAACCGGAAGACCGGCGGCCGGCGGAATCGGAGCCGGATTACATAACGGTCCGCTGCCGCTGGCGTCTGGGGGAGAAAGCCTTTCGCGAGAATCTGGCGGAGCAGAAGAGCGAACGTAGATGGCGGAACAAATCATCGCGGAGGAATCGAAACGGCGACGGTGGAAAGAGACCGATCAGCAAACCCGGCCCGGAGATGATGCGGCGAAAGTGGCGTTGGCGGCGCGGTTGAATCCGGTGCTTTTCTTTACTGTCCCGAGTAATCCTTCTCGACCTTGGCGGCCACGTCCTTGTAGCCGATGTCGTGTTCGTAAATGAGTTTGTATTGCTCGATGGCTTCCTGGACCTGACCCATTTTTTCGAGCACGCCGGCCAGCGCGTAAATCAACTCCTTCTTTTCGGTGTCGAAGGGAATTTTTTCCTTGATGGCATTTTGCAGCGTGCGGGCGGCGAGGTCGTTCATGCCCTTGCGCGCGAAGCACTGCCCCAACAGACTCAAGGCCTGAAGCTTTCGATGCGGATTGTCTTTCGCCCGCTGCAGTTCCTGGATGGCCTCGTTGATTTTGCCGGCTTGAAAGTAGAGCTGGCCAAGCTCGAAGCGAATCTGCAGGTCGGTCGGATATTTCTCTGCGCGCTGCTGGCACTCCGTAATCTGATAAGCTTGTCGCTCCGATTGAATTTGCGCCGAGGTCTCCGCGTAATCGGGGTCTTGAGGATCGAGTTGCGCCAACGCGTGATCATATTTCTTCAGGGTCGTCTCGGCCATGGCGCGTTCCAGCGACGAATCGCCACCCGCACCGGAGGTCTTGATCTTTTCGTAGTAACCCAGCGCGCGGTCAAAATCCTTTTTCTGCGTGTACAACTCCGCGAGCGAACGCAGCAGCTTCAGGTTGTCAGGTTCGTTCGGCAGGCGGGTCTCATATTCCCGGATCAAGCGAGCGGCCACATCGTCCGATTTGACTTCACGCTTTTCCTGTTCAAGCGAAACCGCCTCCTCCTTGTTTTTCAAAATGTCGCGATACGACCCCTGCCCGTCGGCCAGCGCTTCGTAACCGCCTTCGTCGAGCGTTTTGCGCGCGGAGACGTTTTTCATTTCCTGAGCGAGCGCGGTGTCGCCGGGAAAATCGCGCACGAGATCGCTAAACACGGTTTCGGCCCGCGACACTTCGCCGGCCAGTGCCAGCGCCCGGGCGAGTTGGACGCGCAGTTCCTTGTCCTTGGGCGAATTTTTTACCAGGATTTCCAGCGAGAACACCGCGGTGCGGGGCAGGTCCGCCGCCAACGCCGCCTCGGCCAGCAGCTTGTGCGCGGCGGTATTCTGCGGGTCGCCGTTGAGGATGTGCTCGGCAATAGTGATGGCTTCGAGCGGATTATTGCGGAGAGCGAGCTGGCCTTTGGCGATCATCGGCGACGAACTGGCACCACCGAAGACCTTTTTGAAGAAGCCGGTGCCGCCACCCATTTTCTTGAATTGCGCCACGCGCAAGAATTCGCGGCACTCGAAGAAGGCCGGCTCCTTGGCCAAGATCTCGTTGAAGATCGCGATGGCGTAATCGTAATTGGCACGTTGCAGCGCGGTGGCCCCCTTTTCAAAATACTGGCGCAAGGCCAATGGAATTTCATCCATGCTCTTTTCGGGCATGAGCAGAGTCTAGTCGGCACCCGCCAAAAATCCAATGTAAATCAGGCGGTGCGTTGCACCCGCTTGGTAGGTGGAAAACTTTATGAAGACCCCCTCACCATGAACCTGCCACCGACCCACCCCTTGCCCCTCCCAGGAGGGGAGCGGCGCAATGTTGGATTGTTCCCCTCCTGGGAGGGGCAAGGGGTGGGTTGAGCGCGCGAAATTGTCTTTCGGGGAATTCTCACCCCACTCCCTCTGTCGCTTCGCGCTTGGATCTCAAACCGACTTGAGCGCAGCAATGACGGGCAGACGTGATGCCCGGATTGCCGGCAGGAAACTTCCCACCACCCCGACCAGCACCGAAAAAATCAGACCCTTCGTCGCCAGCCACGGCGTGATCCGAAACTGGAAGACAATTTCGCTGAACGATTCAAAACTCATCGTCCCGGTGGCGTAACCATTCATCGGCAGCGAAAACAGACATCCCAACACGCCCCCGATCAACGCGAGGAATGCGCCTTCAATCAAGAAGCTCACCAGGATGGTTCGGCGACGAAATCCCAGCACCCGCAACGTGCCGATTTCCCGCGTGCGCGAGCCGACGCTGGCATACATCGTGTTCATGGCGGCAAAGACAGCGCCGATGGACATGGCCGTCGCCAGAAAACCACCGAGGATTTTGATCGGCATCGCAGTCATGGTTTGCGCGCTGTAATACGCCACCTCCGGCATGCCGCGGAGCGACAGGCGTTTGTCCGCATCCACCCGATTCGTTAATGATTGAGCGGCGGCGGCGTCCACCACGCGCACCAGCAGGCTGGAATAATTCTCGCGGTCGAAAATCGAGCGCGTCTCATCGGCGTCCAGCCAGACCTCGGAATCAAACGCGCTGTTTTGTCCGTCCATCCAGCCGACGACGGTGAGTTCCTGACCGGCGCTTTTGAAAGTGTCGCCGATTTTAAAATTGCCAAAACGCGCCGCCAATCGTCGGCTCACGACCACCTCGCGTTTGCCCGGCGTGAACCATCTCCCCTCCACTAGCGACACCTGGGGCCGGAGTTCCATGCCCATCGGCGAAATGCCGCGGAGGAGAACATTGGCCTCGCCTTCCGCTTTACCGCGCGGCAGATTGATCAACACCAGCACATCGCCGGAGATCAGCGGCTGGCCTTTTTCGTTGCGGGCGATTTCGGGCCAATACTGAATGAGCTTCAGTTGGGTGCGCATCACCTGGCTGCTGGATTCGGCGGTCGAGCCTTTGCGAACAATCATCACGTTGCGCGGATCGCCGGTGTTGCGGCTGGATTTTTCCAAGCCGACCGCCAGCGCCTGCACGAGGACGTAAACGGCGACGACCAGTGCCACGCCAAGAATCGTGGCCAGGGTCGCGCGCCAGCGGACGAACACGTTGCGAACATTATATTTCAGCGGAAGGGCCATGTTGCCAAAAGCGCGAATCCAACATCCCAAGCGCGCATATCAAGATCCCACATTTTCAAGTCATTCCCATCGTGAAGACCATGCAATTTTCAATCGCGGACAAAGTTTGCGGATTTACGGCGCCAAGCTTTTGGCGGAGACGGGTTTTGTCGAGAACACGCAACTGGTGGCAAAGCAAAACAGAGTCACTCGCCAATCCGCCTTCGCCTTTTGGTATTTGCAGGCACGTCGGCAGTGCCGCGCGGCGGAGGTTTGTTGTAAACGGGATTGCGAGCACCGTTGAACTGAACCTGCTGATTAGATCATTTTGCAAGATCAACACGGGGCGCAAGCCGGCCTGCTCCGAGCCGCGTGTGGGATTCAAGTCCGCAAACCAGACTTCGCCCCGGCGGGCGCTCATCGGTTGTCCTCTTTGAGGAGTGCGGCGGCGTAATCCGAGACACCTTCTTCAGCCAGCAAGCGATCCGCCTCGGCGCATTCACCGTACAGCGTCGCGAGCTTCCGCTCGTCAAGTGCGGCATCTGGCGCGTGATGAGAGCGACGCCTCAGAAAATGCAAATACGCGGCTACCTGGCGGAGTTCGGCGTCTCCCAACCCTTTGAGTTCTTCTGCAACTTGCTCTTTGATGGACATAACACAACCAATCTACAAACGCTAAGCGTGAATTTCAATCCAAGGTTTTCAAACCGTCCACCACGCTCATGCGCGCCACGGCAATGGCGGGGGCAACGCTGGCGATGATGCCGAGCGCGGCCGCCACGAGCGCGGCCCGCCCGATGATGGCCGGCGTGACTTCAAAGGTGATGAAAATGCCGTTGGTCATTTTGGCGATGCTGACATAGGTGTAAATCCACCATGCGCCCCCGATTCCCAGGAGCGCGCCGAACATCGCCAGCCCAAAACTCTCCGCCAGGATCGCGGCGAACAATTCGCGGCGGCGAAACCCCAGCGCCTTCAACACGGCCAATTCCCGGAACCGCTCGCGAATCGCCATGCTCATGGTGCTGGCCGAAACCAAAATGAGCGTGAAAACGACGACCGAGGAAATCGAGCGGACCAGGATTTTGATGTTGCCCCACATCGAGACCATGCTCATCTGGAAGGCGCGCTCGGTTTCCGCGCGCACCTCGGCGGAGGTATTGGCAAAAGCTTTGTCGATGCGGGCACAAATCTGCGACATGTCGTCGAGGTTGTTGGCTTTGACCCACCAGGTGCCGACCTGCCCGGCGCTGCCTGAGGCTTCATCGAGATATTTGTGGTGAAAGAAGAGGTTGCGGTCGTCAATCGATCCCTCGTAAATGCCGGCGACTTTCAACGTCAGATCGCAGGGCCAGATCGTGCCGGTGAAGGGCAGGCGGTCGCCGACCTTGATGTGGTATTTCTCTGCCGTGAGCTTGCCGACGATGCAGGAGGTTTGATCTTTGAGGAATGCCTCCAATTGATCGGGTGGGACTTTGGCTTCACCCATCACCTTGAAAAACTGAATCGGATCGATGGCAAACTGGGCGAAGAGTGTGGCTTCCTCGTCCCGAAACTTGCCGCCATACCAACTGAACGGGGTGACGGCTTCCACGCCCGGTATCCGTTCCAGCACGGCGCGCTGGCGGGCGGGCAACAGGTTGGCCAGGGAAATCTTGTTGCGCACAACGATGCGCGACGCCGCCCCGATGTCCTCCGGCGGCACCGTGATTTCCCGCATGGCCACCAGCAGCGTGACAAATAGAAAGAGACTCGCCGCCACGCTCAAGATCGAGAGCGCGGCGCGGCGTTTGTTGCGCAGAGCGTTTTTGACGACGAATGTTGCCGGATTCATGGTGACCGCCAGCAAGAGTGTGGCCCGTTTCGTCAGGGTTTTCAAAAACAAATCTTGCCAAAGCGCCGGAATCTTTATCGCATTGGCAAGCTCAGGCACAAATTTGAGTTTGAGTTGGTACGAGAGAGTCCCAGTGCGACGCAGCCGTAACCACTCCCTCTCCTCCATCGGATGGAGGAGAGGGCCGGGGAGAGGAGGAGTTTTTCTCGCTTCGGGTTAACGCAGCCCCTCTCCTCGGTCCTCTCCCCACTCCTGCGTCATGGGGAGAGGAAGAAAAATCGCAGCGTCGAAATTTTTGTCGAGGAAACGCGAACCTTTGCAATTGTGATACAACTAAGTCCGGCAAATTGAACAGAAAAGTCTTGGAAAGAACATTTTCAATATGAATCAGGAAGAAGAAGCGTTGGGAGTTCATCAAAAGGCGCTGCGCATCAATCTGGACGCCAGCAAATACGGCACGTTCGCCGAGATTGGCGCGGGTCAGGAGGTGGCGCGCTGGTTTTTTCGCGTGGGCGGCGCGTCCGGCACCATCGCCAAGACCATCTCGGCTTACGACATGACGGTGAGCGACGCCATTTACGGTCGCTGCGAACGGTACGTGAGTCGCGATCGACTGCGCACGATGCTCGATTACGAATTTGGCTTGTTGTTGGAGCGGTTAAGAAAAGTGCGGGGGGACAAAACCAAGTTTTTTGTCTTCGCCAATACGGTCGCGGCGCAAAGTTTCACGCGGCGAATTGATTGCAACGGTTGGATGGGCATCCGGTTTCAGACGCAGCCCAAGGCCGAACCATCGGAGATCATCATTCATGTACGCATGTGGGACAAAGAAAATCTCCAACAACAGGAAGCGCTGGGCATGCTGGGGGTGAACCTGATTTATGGCGCCTACGAATATCACAACAGTCCCGAGCAACTGATTCTTTCCTTGATGGATGATTTGTCCACCGAGCGAGTGGAGGTGGACATGATCAAATTCTCCGGGCCGGCGTTTCAAGGTGTCGATAACCGACTGATGAGTTTGTGGTTGGTGGAAAAAGGCATCACCAACGCCGCCATGTTTACGGCGGACGGTGAAGTGGTGCAGGCCGCCGAGGTGCTTTACAAAAAGGCTGTTCTGGTGGAGCGCGGCAGTTTTCGCCCGGTGACCAAAGTCACGATCGACATGCTGGAGTCGGCGGAGGCGCAGTTCGTGCAAGAGCCGAATGTGCAGGGGGAAGAAGTGGTTGTGCTCATGGAGATGACCTTGAAGAATCTGACGAGCGGCGGCGAGATCAATCACCAGGATTTTCTGGATCGTGTGGACATCCTCGGCGCGTTGGGCAAGACCGTGCTGATTTCCAACTACTCGGAATTTCATCGAGTTGCGGCGTTTCTGTTTCGTTACACCAAGAAAATGGTCGGCCTTGTCATGGGCGTGCCGACGCTGCAGGATATTTTTGATGAAAAATATTACGCTGATCTCGAAGGCGGGATTTTGGAATCATTCGGGCGGTTGTTCAAAAACGATTTGAAGTTTTACGTTTACCCGCTGAAAGAGCCGAAGACCGGCGCGCTCATCACCGCGGGCAACCTGCGTGTCGCGCCCCATCTGCAGCATCTTTATGCCTACCTGTTGGAAAACCATTTCGTCCAAGGTGTGCGTGACATCAAGGAAGAGCATCTCTCGATCTTTTCGCG
This genomic interval carries:
- a CDS encoding tetratricopeptide repeat protein, translating into MKRLVIGWLSLLLVASQMAAATNASSNKSVVALSLPVPNDPVEKEYQKLLAEDDAAQAEVDKWIRENKEFAEQGAGISSAALNQRIKDRFTPVRKAYEEFLQRHPDHAHARLAFGSFLNDLQEEEAARDQWEKASELEPGNPAAWNNLANNYSEHGPIKKAFEYYARAIELKPDEALYHHNLGMTVHLFRRAAMEFYNLSEQQVFEKALALYRQALKLDPNNFPFASDVAQTYYGLKPTRTEDALKAWNDALKIANDDIEREGVYLHLARFKLDAARFAEARQQLLSVTNAMYTQLKSNLLQNINAQEARAKQTNAPPAAVEKQ
- a CDS encoding tetratricopeptide repeat protein, with amino-acid sequence MPEKSMDEIPLALRQYFEKGATALQRANYDYAIAIFNEILAKEPAFFECREFLRVAQFKKMGGGTGFFKKVFGGASSSPMIAKGQLALRNNPLEAITIAEHILNGDPQNTAAHKLLAEAALAADLPRTAVFSLEILVKNSPKDKELRVQLARALALAGEVSRAETVFSDLVRDFPGDTALAQEMKNVSARKTLDEGGYEALADGQGSYRDILKNKEEAVSLEQEKREVKSDDVAARLIREYETRLPNEPDNLKLLRSLAELYTQKKDFDRALGYYEKIKTSGAGGDSSLERAMAETTLKKYDHALAQLDPQDPDYAETSAQIQSERQAYQITECQQRAEKYPTDLQIRFELGQLYFQAGKINEAIQELQRAKDNPHRKLQALSLLGQCFARKGMNDLAARTLQNAIKEKIPFDTEKKELIYALAGVLEKMGQVQEAIEQYKLIYEHDIGYKDVAAKVEKDYSGQ
- a CDS encoding FtsX-like permease family protein, with the translated sequence MNPATFVVKNALRNKRRAALSILSVAASLFLFVTLLVAMREITVPPEDIGAASRIVVRNKISLANLLPARQRAVLERIPGVEAVTPFSWYGGKFRDEEATLFAQFAIDPIQFFKVMGEAKVPPDQLEAFLKDQTSCIVGKLTAEKYHIKVGDRLPFTGTIWPCDLTLKVAGIYEGSIDDRNLFFHHKYLDEASGSAGQVGTWWVKANNLDDMSQICARIDKAFANTSAEVRAETERAFQMSMVSMWGNIKILVRSISSVVVFTLILVSASTMSMAIRERFRELAVLKALGFRRRELFAAILAESFGLAMFGALLGIGGAWWIYTYVSIAKMTNGIFITFEVTPAIIGRAALVAAALGIIASVAPAIAVARMSVVDGLKTLD
- a CDS encoding ABC transporter permease, producing the protein MALPLKYNVRNVFVRWRATLATILGVALVVAVYVLVQALAVGLEKSSRNTGDPRNVMIVRKGSTAESSSQVMRTQLKLIQYWPEIARNEKGQPLISGDVLVLINLPRGKAEGEANVLLRGISPMGMELRPQVSLVEGRWFTPGKREVVVSRRLAARFGNFKIGDTFKSAGQELTVVGWMDGQNSAFDSEVWLDADETRSIFDRENYSSLLVRVVDAAAAQSLTNRVDADKRLSLRGMPEVAYYSAQTMTAMPIKILGGFLATAMSIGAVFAAMNTMYASVGSRTREIGTLRVLGFRRRTILVSFLIEGAFLALIGGVLGCLFSLPMNGYATGTMSFESFSEIVFQFRITPWLATKGLIFSVLVGVVGSFLPAIRASRLPVIAALKSV
- a CDS encoding TonB-dependent receptor; the encoded protein is MNQEEEALGVHQKALRINLDASKYGTFAEIGAGQEVARWFFRVGGASGTIAKTISAYDMTVSDAIYGRCERYVSRDRLRTMLDYEFGLLLERLRKVRGDKTKFFVFANTVAAQSFTRRIDCNGWMGIRFQTQPKAEPSEIIIHVRMWDKENLQQQEALGMLGVNLIYGAYEYHNSPEQLILSLMDDLSTERVEVDMIKFSGPAFQGVDNRLMSLWLVEKGITNAAMFTADGEVVQAAEVLYKKAVLVERGSFRPVTKVTIDMLESAEAQFVQEPNVQGEEVVVLMEMTLKNLTSGGEINHQDFLDRVDILGALGKTVLISNYSEFHRVAAFLFRYTKKMVGLVMGVPTLQDIFDEKYYADLEGGILESFGRLFKNDLKFYVYPLKEPKTGALITAGNLRVAPHLQHLYAYLLENHFVQGVRDIKEEHLSIFSRDALAKIQHGDPSWEEMVPPQVARLIKERKLLGYASKAGLAVAPKAAVS
- a CDS encoding type II/IV secretion system protein, translating into MAFASIKNLFAQMALGTPEQFDEWSKAWHVAVVNGSQESLLAFICRERGLSEELFLQQLAKALGWPYLDLRKTDVPVEARQKISTKVAFQYSVLPTRFENGTLQVAVGNPFDTAMLNAVQFDVQGAVQFALAPKVEIEKALKKYYGVGAETLDELGKDEPLELIVGEDKEITEGDQEASVI
- a CDS encoding type II toxin-antitoxin system PemK/MazF family toxin, which encodes MSARRGEVWFADLNPTRGSEQAGLRPVLILQNDLISRFSSTVLAIPFTTNLRRAALPTCLQIPKGEGGLASDSVLLCHQLRVLDKTRLRQKLGAVNPQTLSAIENCMVFTMGMT